Genomic segment of Nothobranchius furzeri strain GRZ-AD chromosome 12, NfurGRZ-RIMD1, whole genome shotgun sequence:
tcccagggcgacctcggcggtcccagaagtcagagacaagggcagggtccaagatggagcgggccggctcccaggagcgttcctcagggccgtagtcagcccaatcgaccagatactgccagccccgtcccctgcggcgagcgtccaggatgcatatgagggaccaggacggtgccggcggaggtgttggtgagagtaacgggcgttagctcgggttatggaggcccgtGCCTTTATCCAGGagttcctgcagcgcctcaccagggattgagcggccggcaccgcaacttcgggttcctggtgggcaaagaccgggggctggtagccatagcagtcttcgaacggggacatcagagtggccgaggaggtgtggagattgtgggataactcagcccagaggaggtatttaggccactgcgagggttgggccgagacaaagcagcggaggtaccgacccagttgttggtttgcccgctccgtttggccgttggtctgcgggtgatagcccgaagataggctgactgatgctcccaacagatgacaaaaagccctccagaaccgggccgtgaactggggaccacggtccgagaccacgtcgacaggaaatccatggagacgcaccacattctccaggaacaactcagctgtgcgtcgggccgaggggaggcccggaagggcgatgaagtgaacagccttagaaaaccggtcagtgaccgtcacgatggtattaaggtcgttgactggtgggagccctgtgacgaagtccaaccccacatgggaccaggggcggctgggtaccggaagaggtctgagggtaccaaccgaggcctggttggatgtcttggagcgggcgcagacgtcacaggcacttGTATAAtcctttacatctctctccatacgTGACCACCAGGgagctcgtttgaggaacctaagagtccgtgagaagcccgcgtggccagacaggcgtgatgagtgggcccaggacaatgcctcgctgcgacaggccgtggggacgtagagccgacccgcgggggtctctggaggcgcgggatcgtctcggagggcgttttggatagcctcctccagtggccacctcaggtgggccaagaaacggtgctcggggaggataggtgccggctcggacgtgggcgttggatgtgtgaactggcgggaaagggcgtccgccttctggttcttcgtccctgggcggtaggcgagatggaattcatagggctcaaagaagagggcccagcgggcctggcgaggattgagctgcttggctgatctgatgtgagtcaggttctggtggtccgtccagatggtgaacggctgtgtggtgcccagaagccactgcctccattcctccaatgcccactttatggccagcagctcgtgaTCCCctccgccgtacttctgctgggtggtggaaaacttcctggagaagtaggcgcagggatgaagtctgtcgtcgggcccggcttgggacaagatggcaccggcgccaacatccgaggcgtcgacctcgaccacaaaagggactgcatgatccggatggcggaggataggagccgacgtgaaacgggcgactaggtattggaaggcccgaacggcgtctggagtcagccggaacggttggctgggagggcttggtcgggtgagagaagtgagaggtgccacaatggtgctaaagtccttaataaaatggcggtaaaagttgcagaaacccagaaaactctgcagttgtttcaggcttgtcgggaggggccaatctctcaccgcctggactttctgaggatccatggttagtcctttatccgaaatcatgtagcccaggaatgatacggaccgctggtggaaggagcacttctctggcttacagaacaggttattgtccaggagccgggctagaacagcgcgaacatggtggaggtgttcggcctcggacttggagtagatcaggatgtcatccaggtaggcaaacacccaccgtcccaacatgtcgcggaggacatcgtttatgaggcgttgaaaaacggcggggctattgcacagcccaaagggcatgacctggtactcccagtgaccggtgggtgtgatgaaagcggtcttccactcatctccagctttaatacggaccagattgtaggcgctccggaggtccagcttggtgaagatccgcgcctgggagatggcgtccagggcagatgtgaggagcggcagaggatgacggtctttgactgtgattttgttcagacctcggtaatcgatacaggggcggagatcaccctcctttttcctgacaaagaagaagcctgcggcacccggggaggagaaagatcgaatgaaaccctgctggaggacctggtcaatatattcctccatggctctggactcggcgggagagagagaaaaaaggcgcccccggggtggactggttcctggttgcagcttgatttccatgtcgtacgggcggtgaggcggcagtgtggtggcgcgccgcttgtcgaacaccgcagccaggtcccggtagggcagtggcagattgggcggtgtttggccagtgtcaccatccgggcggtctggcatggatgtaggaggagagaggtgggcctggcactggatcccccattccaaaatgcggccctgggaccaggaaatccgggggtcgtggagacggagccagggaaatcccaggattagaggagaggagggagcacatatgatcaggaactggagggtctctcggtggccttggacaatcatctggagtggctgggttcggttttggataggatagggttggaggggcctaccgtccaccgaggtcacaggcacaactctctccaagggggtcatggggatccgtaggcgcttagccagatccatgtccataaaattgtcagcggcccctgagtccaacagcgcgtgcatctgaagtgaggtctcaccatgaaggagggtaacatgaagaaggagtcgatttgaagaggcggggctgaaggtgacccaggctgagcgaccccgatactcagtgggttccttcgtttcccaaacgtaatggacagttcaggcgtctgtggtgggaggagccacaataggcacagagaccctcgtgccaccgtcgctgtctctcctctggaggaaggtggcctaattgcatgggctcatcagtagaagcgggtc
This window contains:
- the LOC129166804 gene encoding uncharacterized protein; protein product: MVEVFGLGLGVDQDVIQVGKHPPSQHVAEDIVYEALKNGGAIAQPKGHDLVLPVTGGCDESGLPLISSFNTDQIVGAPEVQLGEDPRLGDGVQGRCEERQRMTVFDCDFVQTSVIDTGAEITLLFPDKEEACGTRGGERSNETLLEDLVNIFLHGSGLGGRERKKAPPGWTGSWLQLDFHVVRAVRRQCGGAPLVEHRSQVPVGQWQIGRCLASVTIRAVWHGCRRREVGLALDPPFQNAALGPGNPGVVETEPGKSQD